Proteins from a genomic interval of Falco rusticolus isolate bFalRus1 chromosome 7, bFalRus1.pri, whole genome shotgun sequence:
- the EXOC3L4 gene encoding exocyst complex component 3-like protein 4 isoform X1 yields the protein MDLDSRSMTSEPASPMNGAGEEKTEAASELSSPAFHSRDSGFFERGIKTMLSIRKSKQSLNKEKGKEGTGTWKGKRLSLRLSKSYDEKKNTVCNGVEDIGEKIEAESIQGKPLSVMEINELIQKGQLLEAFANIKYLEDETITERDAEKYKDNPQELVRKSKDVDLLYNSITNMIQSIVVGTLEHPTVENATLTSLVTLIAREEAAHPNTGNAAGPGSDLLGTPRKWREEWKEAINESARKRVLRVPMASKEEESSWLDLHLGFLQKCLSEDLLKIKLSVKKCYPEEYQVCDVYVEAFHKAIASHLQDLSRRPLEFNELYTLLDWVANVYRSELFLGHPDLKPEVKTENLSLLLAPADWDKLKTDYIASAKGKIKSYFGNILRLEVTEKWEKEVHPEVKENLYHSSLSFDIQTIIGEHMKISGVISRSLEMKMLELCLAELQEFIPRFGEEFMAWSTAQDSPIFAPCFAAYINSFHDLASGLETMFKVNTEELQKILEALTRNFTNIFFNKLRTKVQPLLKKILTKDWIFATERPDSLASAVSQFSKHLQHMREPTGQELLRDVHKYVVKEYIMQVIKPRRKMNRETRQQVSEKMNQEARILNNMLIDQGSDSDWLLPAIHHIADIIGEKKKDKIKEYVKELCQHYPDIRKEHVLAVLALRGLGHTRRAAILRQGYHALESPDGGECSTLFAEIDAPLIISCF from the exons ATGGACTTAGACTCAAGGAGCATGACCTCAGAACCAGCCTCTCCGATGAACGgtgcaggggaggaaaagaCAGAGGCTGCTTCTGAGCTGAGCAGCCCAGCTTTTCACAGCAGGGACAGTGGGTTCTTTGAAAGAGGTATTAAAACTATGTTAAGCATCCGGAAATCAAAACAAAGTCTgaacaaagagaaaggaaaggaaggtaCTGGCACTTGGAAAGGAAAACGACTTTCTTTGCGATTGTCTAAGAGCTAcgatgagaaaaaaaacacagtcTGTAATGGTGTGGAGGATATTGGTGAGAAGATAGAAGCAGAGTCCATCCAAGGAAAACCTCTTTCAG TAATGGAAATCAATGAACTTATTCAGAAAGGGCAACTTTTGGAAGCATTTGCAAACATCAAGTACTTGGAAGATGAGACCATCACTGAACGGGATGCTGAGAAGTACAAAGATAACCCCCAGGAGCTTGTACGGAAATCCAAGGATGTGGATTTGCTTTATAACTCCATCACGAACATGATCCAGTCCATTGTGGTGGGAACACTGGAGCATCCCACTGTAGAGAATGCCACGTTGACCTCGCTGGTGACTTTAATTGCCCGTGAAGAAGCAGCTCATCCTAATACAGGCAACGCTGCTGGTCCTGGGTCAGACTTGCTCGGCACACCCCGAAAGTGGAGGGAGGAGTGGAAGGAAGCTATCAACGAGAGCGCTAGAAAAAGAGTCCTGAGAGTACCCATGGCGTCAAAGGAAGAGGAGAGTTCTTGGCTTGATCTCCACTTAGGCTTCCTCCAGAAATGCCTGAGTGAAGACTTACTGAAAATCAAGTTATCAGTAAAAAAGTGTTATCCAGAGGAGTACCAGGTGTGTGACGTGTATGTGGAGGCTTTTCACAAGGCCATTGCCTCACACTTGCAAGATCTCTCCCGGAGACCGCTGGAATTCAACGAGCTCTATACCTTGCTCGACTGGGTGGCCAACGTCTACCGCAG TGAACTCTTTCTGGGTCACCCTGATCTCAAACCAGAAGTTAAGACAGAAAACCTGTCCCTGCTGTTAGCACCAGCTGATTGGGATAAACTGAAAACTGACTACATCGCTTCTGCAAAG GGGAAAATCAAAAGCTATTTTGGAAACATCCTGAGACTGGAGGTCACGGAGAAGTGGGAGAAGGAAGTTCATccagaagtgaaggaaaacctCTACCACTCCTCGCTCTCCTTTGATATTCAAACG ATCATCGGGGAGCACATGAAGATATCTGGAGTAATCAGCCGAAGcctggaaatgaaaatgcttgagctgtgcctggcagagctgcaggaattCATACCAAG GTTCGGGGAGGAGTTCATGGCATGGAGCACTGCCCAGGACAGCCCCATCTTTGCACCGTGTTTCGCTGCCTACATCAACAGCTTCCACGACCTGGC GTCAGGGTTAGAAACGATGTTTAAAGTCAACACTGAGGAACTGCAGAAGATTTTGGAAGCTCTGACAAGGAACttcactaatattttttttaataaattaagaACAAAAGTACAG CCACTCCTTAAGAAAATCCTGACCAAGGACTGGATTTTCGCGACAGAAAGGCCGGACTCGCTGGCATCGGCAGTCTCGCAGTTCTCCAAGCATCTGCAGCACATGAGGGAGCCCACGGGGCAG gAGCTTCTCCGTGATGTTCATAAGTATGTGGTGAAGGAATACATCATGCAGGTCATCAAACCCAGACGGAAAATGAACAGGGAGACACGGCAGCAAGTGAGTGAAAAGATGAACCAGGAAGCCAGAATCCTTAATAATATGCTCATTGATCAG GGCTCTGACTCGGACTGGCTCCTTCCTGCCATACATCACATTGCCGATATCATcggggaaaagaaaaaagacaagatcAAGGAGTACGTCAAGGAGCTGTGTCAGCATTATCCAGATATCAG AAAGGAGCATGTCCTGGCAGTCCTCGCGCTCCGGGGGCTGGGGCACACCAGGAGAGCAGCAATTCTTCGGCAAGGCTACCATGCACTGGAGAGCCCAGATGGTGGGGAGTGCAGCACGCTCTTTGCTGAAATTGATGCCCCGCTGATCATCAGCTGCTTCTAA
- the EXOC3L4 gene encoding exocyst complex component 3-like protein 4 isoform X2 produces the protein MDLDSRSMTSEPASPMNGAGEEKTEAASELSSPAFHSRDSGFFERGIKTMLSIRKSKQSLNKEKGKEGTGTWKGKRLSLRLSKSYDEKKNTVCNGVEDIGEKIEAESIQGKPLSVMEINELIQKGQLLEAFANIKYLEDETITERDAEKYKDNPQELVRKSKDVDLLYNSITNMIQSIVVGTLEHPTVENATLTSLVTLIAREEAAHPNTGNAAGPGSDLLGTPRKWREEWKEAINESARKRVLRVPMASKEEESSWLDLHLGFLQKCLSEDLLKIKLSVKKCYPEEYQVCDVYVEAFHKAIASHLQDLSRRPLEFNELYTLLDWVANVYRSELFLGHPDLKPEVKTENLSLLLAPADWDKLKTDYIASAKGKIKSYFGNILRLEVTEKWEKEVHPEVKENLYHSSLSFDIQTIIGEHMKISGVISRSLEMKMLELCLAELQEFIPRFGEEFMAWSTAQDSPIFAPCFAAYINSFHDLASGLETMFKVNTEELQKILEALTRNFTNIFFNKLRTKVQPLLKKILTKDWIFATERPDSLASAVSQFSKHLQHMREPTGQELLRDVHKYVVKEYIMQVIKPRRKMNRETRQQGSDSDWLLPAIHHIADIIGEKKKDKIKEYVKELCQHYPDIRKEHVLAVLALRGLGHTRRAAILRQGYHALESPDGGECSTLFAEIDAPLIISCF, from the exons ATGGACTTAGACTCAAGGAGCATGACCTCAGAACCAGCCTCTCCGATGAACGgtgcaggggaggaaaagaCAGAGGCTGCTTCTGAGCTGAGCAGCCCAGCTTTTCACAGCAGGGACAGTGGGTTCTTTGAAAGAGGTATTAAAACTATGTTAAGCATCCGGAAATCAAAACAAAGTCTgaacaaagagaaaggaaaggaaggtaCTGGCACTTGGAAAGGAAAACGACTTTCTTTGCGATTGTCTAAGAGCTAcgatgagaaaaaaaacacagtcTGTAATGGTGTGGAGGATATTGGTGAGAAGATAGAAGCAGAGTCCATCCAAGGAAAACCTCTTTCAG TAATGGAAATCAATGAACTTATTCAGAAAGGGCAACTTTTGGAAGCATTTGCAAACATCAAGTACTTGGAAGATGAGACCATCACTGAACGGGATGCTGAGAAGTACAAAGATAACCCCCAGGAGCTTGTACGGAAATCCAAGGATGTGGATTTGCTTTATAACTCCATCACGAACATGATCCAGTCCATTGTGGTGGGAACACTGGAGCATCCCACTGTAGAGAATGCCACGTTGACCTCGCTGGTGACTTTAATTGCCCGTGAAGAAGCAGCTCATCCTAATACAGGCAACGCTGCTGGTCCTGGGTCAGACTTGCTCGGCACACCCCGAAAGTGGAGGGAGGAGTGGAAGGAAGCTATCAACGAGAGCGCTAGAAAAAGAGTCCTGAGAGTACCCATGGCGTCAAAGGAAGAGGAGAGTTCTTGGCTTGATCTCCACTTAGGCTTCCTCCAGAAATGCCTGAGTGAAGACTTACTGAAAATCAAGTTATCAGTAAAAAAGTGTTATCCAGAGGAGTACCAGGTGTGTGACGTGTATGTGGAGGCTTTTCACAAGGCCATTGCCTCACACTTGCAAGATCTCTCCCGGAGACCGCTGGAATTCAACGAGCTCTATACCTTGCTCGACTGGGTGGCCAACGTCTACCGCAG TGAACTCTTTCTGGGTCACCCTGATCTCAAACCAGAAGTTAAGACAGAAAACCTGTCCCTGCTGTTAGCACCAGCTGATTGGGATAAACTGAAAACTGACTACATCGCTTCTGCAAAG GGGAAAATCAAAAGCTATTTTGGAAACATCCTGAGACTGGAGGTCACGGAGAAGTGGGAGAAGGAAGTTCATccagaagtgaaggaaaacctCTACCACTCCTCGCTCTCCTTTGATATTCAAACG ATCATCGGGGAGCACATGAAGATATCTGGAGTAATCAGCCGAAGcctggaaatgaaaatgcttgagctgtgcctggcagagctgcaggaattCATACCAAG GTTCGGGGAGGAGTTCATGGCATGGAGCACTGCCCAGGACAGCCCCATCTTTGCACCGTGTTTCGCTGCCTACATCAACAGCTTCCACGACCTGGC GTCAGGGTTAGAAACGATGTTTAAAGTCAACACTGAGGAACTGCAGAAGATTTTGGAAGCTCTGACAAGGAACttcactaatattttttttaataaattaagaACAAAAGTACAG CCACTCCTTAAGAAAATCCTGACCAAGGACTGGATTTTCGCGACAGAAAGGCCGGACTCGCTGGCATCGGCAGTCTCGCAGTTCTCCAAGCATCTGCAGCACATGAGGGAGCCCACGGGGCAG gAGCTTCTCCGTGATGTTCATAAGTATGTGGTGAAGGAATACATCATGCAGGTCATCAAACCCAGACGGAAAATGAACAGGGAGACACGGCAGCAA GGCTCTGACTCGGACTGGCTCCTTCCTGCCATACATCACATTGCCGATATCATcggggaaaagaaaaaagacaagatcAAGGAGTACGTCAAGGAGCTGTGTCAGCATTATCCAGATATCAG AAAGGAGCATGTCCTGGCAGTCCTCGCGCTCCGGGGGCTGGGGCACACCAGGAGAGCAGCAATTCTTCGGCAAGGCTACCATGCACTGGAGAGCCCAGATGGTGGGGAGTGCAGCACGCTCTTTGCTGAAATTGATGCCCCGCTGATCATCAGCTGCTTCTAA
- the EXOC3L4 gene encoding exocyst complex component 3-like protein 4 isoform X3, with the protein MDLDSRSMTSEPASPMNGAGEEKTEAASELSSPAFHSRDSGFFERGIKTMLSIRKSKQSLNKEKGKEGTGTWKGKRLSLRLSKSYDEKKNTVCNGVEDIGEKIEAESIQGKPLSVMEINELIQKGQLLEAFANIKYLEDETITERDAEKYKDNPQELVRKSKDVDLLYNSITNMIQSIVVGTLEHPTVENATLTSLVTLIAREEAAHPNTGNAAGPGSDLLGTPRKWREEWKEAINESARKRVLRVPMASKEEESSWLDLHLGFLQKCLSEDLLKIKLSVKKCYPEEYQVCDVYVEAFHKAIASHLQDLSRRPLEFNELYTLLDWVANVYRSELFLGHPDLKPEVKTENLSLLLAPADWDKLKTDYIASAKGKIKSYFGNILRLEVTEKWEKEVHPEVKENLYHSSLSFDIQTIIGEHMKISGVISRSLEMKMLELCLAELQEFIPRFGEEFMAWSTAQDSPIFAPCFAAYINSFHDLASGLETMFKVNTEELQKILEALTRNFTNIFFNKLRTKVQELLRDVHKYVVKEYIMQVIKPRRKMNRETRQQVSEKMNQEARILNNMLIDQGSDSDWLLPAIHHIADIIGEKKKDKIKEYVKELCQHYPDIRKEHVLAVLALRGLGHTRRAAILRQGYHALESPDGGECSTLFAEIDAPLIISCF; encoded by the exons ATGGACTTAGACTCAAGGAGCATGACCTCAGAACCAGCCTCTCCGATGAACGgtgcaggggaggaaaagaCAGAGGCTGCTTCTGAGCTGAGCAGCCCAGCTTTTCACAGCAGGGACAGTGGGTTCTTTGAAAGAGGTATTAAAACTATGTTAAGCATCCGGAAATCAAAACAAAGTCTgaacaaagagaaaggaaaggaaggtaCTGGCACTTGGAAAGGAAAACGACTTTCTTTGCGATTGTCTAAGAGCTAcgatgagaaaaaaaacacagtcTGTAATGGTGTGGAGGATATTGGTGAGAAGATAGAAGCAGAGTCCATCCAAGGAAAACCTCTTTCAG TAATGGAAATCAATGAACTTATTCAGAAAGGGCAACTTTTGGAAGCATTTGCAAACATCAAGTACTTGGAAGATGAGACCATCACTGAACGGGATGCTGAGAAGTACAAAGATAACCCCCAGGAGCTTGTACGGAAATCCAAGGATGTGGATTTGCTTTATAACTCCATCACGAACATGATCCAGTCCATTGTGGTGGGAACACTGGAGCATCCCACTGTAGAGAATGCCACGTTGACCTCGCTGGTGACTTTAATTGCCCGTGAAGAAGCAGCTCATCCTAATACAGGCAACGCTGCTGGTCCTGGGTCAGACTTGCTCGGCACACCCCGAAAGTGGAGGGAGGAGTGGAAGGAAGCTATCAACGAGAGCGCTAGAAAAAGAGTCCTGAGAGTACCCATGGCGTCAAAGGAAGAGGAGAGTTCTTGGCTTGATCTCCACTTAGGCTTCCTCCAGAAATGCCTGAGTGAAGACTTACTGAAAATCAAGTTATCAGTAAAAAAGTGTTATCCAGAGGAGTACCAGGTGTGTGACGTGTATGTGGAGGCTTTTCACAAGGCCATTGCCTCACACTTGCAAGATCTCTCCCGGAGACCGCTGGAATTCAACGAGCTCTATACCTTGCTCGACTGGGTGGCCAACGTCTACCGCAG TGAACTCTTTCTGGGTCACCCTGATCTCAAACCAGAAGTTAAGACAGAAAACCTGTCCCTGCTGTTAGCACCAGCTGATTGGGATAAACTGAAAACTGACTACATCGCTTCTGCAAAG GGGAAAATCAAAAGCTATTTTGGAAACATCCTGAGACTGGAGGTCACGGAGAAGTGGGAGAAGGAAGTTCATccagaagtgaaggaaaacctCTACCACTCCTCGCTCTCCTTTGATATTCAAACG ATCATCGGGGAGCACATGAAGATATCTGGAGTAATCAGCCGAAGcctggaaatgaaaatgcttgagctgtgcctggcagagctgcaggaattCATACCAAG GTTCGGGGAGGAGTTCATGGCATGGAGCACTGCCCAGGACAGCCCCATCTTTGCACCGTGTTTCGCTGCCTACATCAACAGCTTCCACGACCTGGC GTCAGGGTTAGAAACGATGTTTAAAGTCAACACTGAGGAACTGCAGAAGATTTTGGAAGCTCTGACAAGGAACttcactaatattttttttaataaattaagaACAAAAGTACAG gAGCTTCTCCGTGATGTTCATAAGTATGTGGTGAAGGAATACATCATGCAGGTCATCAAACCCAGACGGAAAATGAACAGGGAGACACGGCAGCAAGTGAGTGAAAAGATGAACCAGGAAGCCAGAATCCTTAATAATATGCTCATTGATCAG GGCTCTGACTCGGACTGGCTCCTTCCTGCCATACATCACATTGCCGATATCATcggggaaaagaaaaaagacaagatcAAGGAGTACGTCAAGGAGCTGTGTCAGCATTATCCAGATATCAG AAAGGAGCATGTCCTGGCAGTCCTCGCGCTCCGGGGGCTGGGGCACACCAGGAGAGCAGCAATTCTTCGGCAAGGCTACCATGCACTGGAGAGCCCAGATGGTGGGGAGTGCAGCACGCTCTTTGCTGAAATTGATGCCCCGCTGATCATCAGCTGCTTCTAA